A region from the Desulfitobacterium dehalogenans ATCC 51507 genome encodes:
- a CDS encoding gamma carbonic anhydrase family protein has product MLYSYMDKKPSLGKDVFIADGAKIIGDVHIGDGASIWYNSVLRGDIASIYIGKRSNIQDLTVIHVNTNVSVVVEDDVSVGHSVTLHGCTIKKGSMIGMGSTILNGAIIEEGSLVAAGSLITENKHFPPHVLIMGSPAKVVRELTPEEVNTLKTTADRYCQRAQEHRENNPLPITDF; this is encoded by the coding sequence TTGCTATATTCTTATATGGATAAAAAACCTTCACTAGGTAAGGATGTCTTCATTGCAGATGGAGCAAAAATAATCGGAGATGTACATATCGGAGATGGAGCTAGTATTTGGTACAATTCCGTACTTCGCGGTGATATAGCTTCTATTTATATTGGTAAACGATCAAATATTCAAGATCTCACCGTAATCCATGTTAACACCAATGTGTCGGTAGTCGTTGAAGACGATGTTTCAGTAGGCCACTCCGTTACCTTACATGGGTGTACCATTAAGAAAGGCTCAATGATCGGAATGGGCTCCACGATTCTTAATGGGGCTATTATTGAGGAAGGATCTCTGGTGGCTGCTGGCTCCCTCATTACAGAGAACAAACACTTTCCTCCTCATGTTCTGATTATGGGATCGCCTGCTAAAGTGGTGAGGGAACTCACCCCTGAGGAAGTAAACACCCTTAAAACAACAGCCGACCGATACTGCCAAAGAGCACAAGAACATCGGGAGAATAATCCCCTTCCTATAACAGATTTTTAG